The genomic window TGGAAAACCATGCCGACAAGTTCTGACATCTGATTAGTTGGAGTCTCAGAAGCATTCTTGCCGTGGACTATTACCTCTCCGCTTATCTTCCCGCCATAGAAATTAGGGACAAGCCCGTTTATTGATCTTAGGAAGGTTGACTTCCCACCTCCCGATGGCCCAGTAATGACCAAAAACTCCCCTTCCTCTATCTCGACATCTATCTTGTCAAGTGAGGGCTCTAGGCAATCAGAATAATAAAAAGAAAAATCATTGAAATTAATCATATGTCATCATCTCTTTGATTTTTAGCAAAGGCAATAGGAAAACTTGGGCCAAGAGGATGGCCAAAATATAATACGCTTCAGAACTTGATCTTATCAGTGAGTCTAGTCTTTGATAGAATCTAAAGACGCCAATACCTTGAGATATCATATAGAGTGAGATGATTAGGGGTGTAATCGATACAACTATTAGAAGAACATCTGAAATAGAAATTTTGGTATCCTTATAGAAGGTTCGCATTTCATATCTACCGAATCCCCTGGTCTCCATAGACTCTGCAATCTGGACGCTCCTATCAAGACTCTTTGAAAGCAGAGGAAAAAATATCGCACCGTATTTTTTTATTCGATCATAAAGTTTGCCTTTTGAGAAGTCAACGCCTCTTGATCTCTGGGCTTCCTGGATATTTTTTAGATCAGAGAACAGGACAGGGACGAACTTTGTTGAAAGCGATGTTACAACTACAGACTTGTATGGGAGCCTTAGTTTTGTGACGGCGCTCAAAAGGTCGTCTGGGTCTGTTGTGAGATTTAGAACTGCAAAAGCACCCAGGATTGCAGCTATCCTTATACACATTGTGAGCGAAAAGGCGAGCTCTTCTAAGGTAATATTTAGTATGCCAAATATGGGGATTCTAAAAGGCAACTGCCAAAGCACAGTTTCCCCATTAGCATTCACCAAAAGGTTAAACAATATAACGAAAGGAACAAAGAACACGACGAGCTTCATTACCCTTGCCCAATCGTAGAATATTTTTGATACCAAAGCCATAAGCAATGGAGATAGAAATATTATAAACAGAATTATGGGGTGCTCAAAGATTATAGAAATCATAAGGATGGAAAAAAGCCACATCATTTTCAAAAATGGCGAGGCATCATGAAAGACTGATCTTTTCCTTTTGTAGACAAGTTCGAGCATTTTATCCCTGGATGGTCTAGCCATCCTTATTATTTAACCTTTTCTGGTCTAAATCCGAAAACTATATATATGGATGGCTACACCATCCATATAGCAATATTAAACCGGAGGAAAATAAAATGAAAGGAGTAAAGATTAGAAATTTCTATGTTCTATTTGTATTTTTTATATTATTAGTACAGTTGCCCTCTCTATTGATGGCGAATAGTATAGGCAACGTGCCATCTGTATTTTCAAATGGAACGGTATTTGTAACTGGGAAAAATGCAAATTCGCTTGACCTTCTCACAAGGGACACAGTTTCAAAAAGCTTTAAGGAGATGGGTGTTTTAAGCACAAATTCTTTGGACTTTGAAGTCCCGACGAACAAATCTCTTGTATTAATAGGCGGACCTGCAATTAACTCCAAGACAAGGGAACTAAACGATGTTTTTGGGATAAGGTATGAAGAAACTCAAGAGAGGATAATAATAACTGCCAAGGATATCTCCATATCAAAACCAAAAATAGGCTTGGGAGAAGACATAGGCATCATTTACTTTGGAAAATCAAATAACTCCAATATTTTGATGCTTTGGGGCGCTTCAAGAGAAGGTACTTTTGCAGCAGGACTTATCCTGGAAGATTCTGAAAATTTACAAAAATATGGCAATTCTCAATTTCTACTTTTGAAGTGGAAGGACAATAACGGTGACCTGTTCGTTCAAAAGGATGAGATAAGCATAACATCTGAAGCACCGGCAACTTCAGGGACTACCACAACTACAGAAGACAAGAACACTATTACTGTAAATATTACAGCCGATTTTAGTAATGGTTACACCAAAGAATGGAAGAATGTTAAAGTTCCAAGGGACTCCACAATCTTTGATGCTATGAAGGCTTCTGGAATGAAGTTTGATTACAACATACAGGCCCTAGGTGTTTTCGTGACTTCGATAGAAGGTCTTGCAGAAAACAGGTCTACAGGGAGATACTGGCAGTACTGGATAGGCGGGAACTACTCTCAGCTTGGTATTTCTAATATCAAAGTAGCTGATGGTATGAAAATAGAGTGGAGATACACAGATTCGTTTCAAAGTTAAGGTGAGTTTATGAAAAAAATTATTTCTATTTTTTTATTGTTGGTATTTGTAATATCGATTGTACCAAACTACTCTGCGCAGGAGCTTCCTGGAAGGGACTTCTTTATTGATGAAAAGGGAAATCCCCAAGCTTTGATAGTACTAAGCGAAAAGGCGACTGCAAAGGACATACAGAAGGTAGCAGAAGTTGTGACTAAACTCACAAATGAAACTTACTATAGTATTACAGGTACCGATGAAAGGATAATATGGGAATCGGACAGTTTTACTGAAGATGACCACGACAATGTTGCTCTTGGTTACACTGGAGTAAAGTCAAATGTAGATTGGAGCTACAATCTCAGAAGATTCACTACACCAGCCTACTTCTTCTCGCATGGTGGTGATCCTTCGGCAGCATCTCCGTTTTGCCCCTTTTATGTAGAAAGTGTAGAAGCATTTTTTGATGGGGATAGAAATACAAGAATAGTAGGTAGGAATAATATTGACTATGGTGGAGATTGGCCATGGTCTAAGGATATTATTGTGAAGTTCAACAATTACAAAGAGATAACAGATGTCAACTTTACATTTGAGAATATAACTGACTACAATGTTTACTACCTAAGTAGTTACTGTCCGAATAGCTTCTTATTTTTTGGGTCTCCAACAAATCCATACGGAAACTGGCAACTTTTACCTGTAGCAGGTGGATGGCCACGAGCAGGATCTGCAACTAAAGTCACAGATTCCTTTAGCTTGATGCAATCAGTAAAAACAAATGCTTTACTAATTGTACTAGATCCTACAACAGGCATGCCACCAAATATGGCATTCCCCCATTCCCTATATGAATTTGAAGTTAAGGGAAAATCATTTTCAGTGCTTTATGGAAACAGCTATTATGTTGACTTTGCATGGGCAGAAAAAGCTTCAGGTCAAGATAAAAATCTATTGAAAAATTTAGATTACTGGATTGAGGATATTAAACAAACTTTGCCAGGGGACTTTATAGAAACTTCCGGGAAGAGTTATTCCGCTCAAACTTCAAGTTATAATCTACTCGATCGGCAGATAAATCTCCTAAGGATGTACAAGTATAACGAAGACGAAACTTTTCCAGATAAAGCCGTCGGCAGGATATTCTATGGAACTCCAAGAACTTGGGAAAATGAAGAGTTTAGAGTCGGAGAGACAAAAACATACGGCGAATACAAAGTCAAGCTAGTGGATATTAACTTGGACAATAGCCAAACAACAGTTAACTTTGATCATAAAACGGGCAGATATTATCTTGGCGAACAGAAGGCCACTATTGAAGTTACTGATCCAGAAGGTATTGTTAAAAGACACATTATGAAAATAGATTGTTGTTCCAATACTATTGCAGAATTATTTGCCTTCTCAGATGCAGATTCTCTGAATGCTAGAGAAGCTCTATGCAAGCTAAAAAGTGAAGGTGAATGCTGTGATCTAATTCTTTTAGAACACCACTCAAAGATGGACGAATCATTTTTAGATCCATTATACAGCTATAATACTTGGGGCGGTCCAAATAAACAGGCACTTCACTTTGGGCCGGGTTCTACTGGATTTTACTGGATATATGGATACGGATTTGACTATGATGCTGCAGCAAATTACCCAACATTAATATTTAATGGTGATAAAAACAGGGCAATTCAAATATCAGGAGGGTCAGTAGAAGATTATTACAACGCTTTCAAAAATGCATATGAAAATAATTCAAGCAGATGTTGCGATGCAGAAATAGTAATCAATACAAATTTTGATCCAGAAAGATTCACAACTATCAAAGACAGAGAAACTCTTGTATCCGTCAGGTTGAACAGAGACTTCCCCAATTCTGATTTATATTTGAATGTATGGGGGATAAGGTGTGATTCAGAGTGCGCCCTAGCTTCTGATGACTTTTACTGGGACGCTTCGAGTATCGACTTAACAAGAAGATACCAAAATATAACGCAGTATAAAATTGAGTGCGGAAATACTGGTACCGAACCAACATACAGGGACTTAAAAAAGGGAGACGTGTACAGAGAAGAAATTGATATGTGTGGATACCCCAACTCAAATTACTGTGGAGTTGTTGCATATTTACAAGACGCTAAAACAGGACAAATCTATGCTTCATCAGTTAGAATGTTTACTGCTGGTAATTACCAAAATGCAGCGCCAGATATTACATCTACAAATTGCCAATGCGTTATAGAGTATAACAAAGACCTGGACTGTGATAATTATCCAGAAGAAGTTGAGTTTGCCATCCAAGGGGGCGACATTGCCTTTGTGGGGATGGAAAAAGATCTCGAGAAGAACATTAGTGGCAACGTGAAAGAACATATGATTGCAAAGTTTAACATATACACACTAACAGATTATGGTTGCATAGACGATTGCGAATGCGGATATATTGCAAACGATGGATCTAAATGGAAATTGAACTTTCTAATGAATGATCCAAATGTATACAGTCCTTGGGTAGACAGATGCGATAGTTGTAGAAAAGAATTAAGGTCAATAAAAATTGAGCTATGCGACCCAATACCCTTTGACTGTCTAAACGAAGGTGCAGTATTCTGGGGCCCGGACAGGTACTTTAGAGTCTATGTTGAAGACTACGATGAAGAGAGATACTATGTCAAATACAAGATACAGAGAGTAGATGAGATCCCAAAGAAAGAAATAGTCAATGTAAAGGTGGAGCCTACAAAGATGATAAGAACAGACAGACAAATTACAGCGTCAGACAGAGCAAAGTATAACATGATCCTTATTGGAAACAGAGAAAACAACGATGAAATAAAGAGAGTTTACGATATCAGAAACTTCGTAGATACTGAATCTGAAGGCATGATATATCTAAAGAACATCTATGGCCAAAAAGACATACTAATACTACACGCTACAAATGTTTCTGACTTAAACGAACCGATTAAACAGCTTTCATATCTACTTGATATGATACTATAATTTTTTCTTTTTCTATTTTCTAAACAAAAGTAATATATATTAACATCTCAAATTGATTGATATGTTTGAGAGGAGAATAATCCCACAGGCAAACTTCACCAATGCAGACATCCTTATAGTGTTAAAGATCATTGAAAAAGAGGAAAGCATTGGGAGAAAGCTTCTTTCAAAGAGAATTTTTCTAAATGAAGCAAGCGTTAGGTCAATCCTTTCAAAGCTTAAAGAGATGGAATATATCGACTCCTCAAGATTAGGTCAGAAGGTGACTGAAAAGGGGAGAAAAATTCTCGGGAATTCAATTCAATTTGTGATCCCCTCAGAAATCAACGCCAAAGAGCTAACTCTGAACAATAAAAACTTTGGCACTATAATCAAGGGTGCTTCATCAAAAATAAAGGATGGGATGGACCAAAGAGATAGCGCAGTCTTTGGTGGCGCAAGGTCTGCAATTACACTGATATTCAGAGATAATCATTTTACACTGCCAGATACAAGACCAGAAATAAAAATCCCAACAATAAAACTGAATTTAAGTAGGGCTCTTGAAACAGAACTACATGACAAGTTTGGCCCTAAAAATAATGATATAGTAATCATATCAAGCGCTGAGGATGAAGAAAGAGCCTTTAGAGGAATAGTCCACGTTATTGACTCTTTTATTTAAGATATAAGAATTAATTTTATATTTGTAAGTTTATATTATAGTTCATAATCTTCCGAGAAGAGTTCTTATGAAGAAAAAACTTTTAGTTATTGGGGCAGGACCTGCAGGATTGCCTGTGGCTTCGCAGGTCAGAAAAGAAACTGATCAGTTTGATATAAATGTGATAACAGATAGGCAGTATTATTCTTACAGTCCTTGTGGTATTCCTTTTGTAATAGCAGGGATGATAAAATCATTTGATAATCTTGTAATGAGGAGCGACAAGCACTATAAAGATATGGATATCTTTGTGCACAAGAACACCCACGCAGAGTCAATAGATACCGATAAACAGATTGTTATCACGAATAAAGGCAGTTTTTCCTATGATGCCCTAGTTATTGCAACTGGTGTGAAGCCTTTTGTTCCTCCAATAAAAGGTATAAAGCTCAAAGGAATTTACTTCATGTACTCCCTTGAAGAGGCAATTCAACTCGAAAGAGGCCTAAAGGATGCATCTTCAATTACCATAGTTGGTGCCGGAGCAATAGGGCTTGAAATGGCATACGCTTTCAGAAAGAGAAACAAGGACGTAATAGTCATTGAAAGAAGCTCACAAGTTATGTCCTCTATACTGGACCCTGATATGGCTATAATCGTTGAAGAATATCTTCTCTCAAATGGGATCACTATAATGAAAGATACTGAGGTCACAGCGTTTGAAGGTGAACACGGAAAGGTATCAACAGTTATAACAGATCAAGGAAAAGTAAAAACTGACATGGTCTTAGTCTCGGTAGGTGTAAGGCCAAATGTAGAGTTGGCCACTGAAGCAGGTATGGAAAAAGGCGTTACAGGTGGCCTTATTACAGATTCATCACTTAGAGTTAGGAAGAATGGAAAATTCATGAAGAACATATACGCATGTGGGAACTGTGTAGAGGTCATCGGTGGAGTCACGTTTAGGCCAACTTTGAGTACTTTAGGTTCAACTGCAGTAAGACAGGCCCTTACTGTTGCTGAAAATATTCTTGGAACTAACTCAGTATATACGCCAATTGTAAGTCCAGGCGTTTCTATCATAGGAGAACTAGAGATAGGTGCTGTTGGTGTAAACTCTAAGAGGGCGATTGAATACGGAATATTTCCTAGAGAGTCAATGGCAAAAGGTCTAACTAGAGCGAGATACTTCCCCAAGGGGGAGATAATTACTGTTAAGATATTAGTTGACAAAAACTTTAGATTAATTGGATCCCAGATAATCTCAAAAGAAGGCGTGAAGGGAAGGATAGATTCAATGTCATTTATGATATCAAGGGGTGTTACCGCCCACCAACTTGCCCTAATTGAAACTTCTTATGTGCCACCAATATCAAGCGTTATAGATCCACTGACAATTGCAGCACGAAAGTTGATAGGCATAACAAGGGATAAATTCACTTTGCCAGAATCAATGGATAATACAACATGATGTTTGCTACTCTTGGCTATTTCGATAATTACGCATTTCCTCTAAATCGTGGAAAGATTTGAAAAAGTTATCGATCCTTAAGATGAGCTCCTTCTTCCCTTTTTCAGTGAGCGAGTATCTTTTTTCTTCATCATCAATAATTAGGCCTTTGTCTTTAAGTTTTTTTAAGACTGGGTAGATTGTTCCAGGGCTAAATCTGCGGCCCTTCCTTTTTTCCATTTCATCTGTTATCTCAGAACCATTCATCTTGTCGTTTCTTAATATCCATAGTATCAAAAATGATAGGAATCCCCTGCCCTGGTGTTTATGGTCTCGCATGTTTAACAAATATATTTGAAGTATTAAAACATATCGGTTAACCGAAAGATTTTTAAATAAATATCGGATATACGATATTGGAGAACCGATATAGGAGGTGATAGGAATGTGGAAAAATGAAGATATGGGGCATGGACCAAGACGGGGGCATAGGCATGGTTGCCATGGTAGAAGGCACTTCTATACAAAGCAGGAAAAAATAGAAATGCTAGAAGAATACAAGGTCTGGCTTGACAAAGAAAAGCAGGGTGTTGAAGAAAGAATTGAAGAATTAAAAAAATCTTTGTAAATTTTTTCTTTTTTTAAAATATATTGCTTCTAAACAAGATAACTAAGTTTAGATTAGCTTTTTTTTGCATTTTAATTGATATTTGATTAGTCAGAAAGATATAACTACAAAAAATTTATAAGCCGTCTTCGCTGTTCTTTGCTAAGTAGAGGTAGTTACATGAAATCTGATGAGATAATGGACATTGCACTTAGAAGAGGTTTTATTTTTCCGTCTTCTGAGATTTATGGCGGTATTTCTGGTTTTTATGATTACGGTCATCTTGGTACCCTTATGAGAAGGAAATGGGAAAATGAGTGGAGAAGGCATTATCTTGGGCTAAATCCTAACTTCTTTGAAGTTGATGCAACTAACATAATGCCAAAGAATGTTTTTGTAGGCTCAGGCCACCTTGAAAACTTTAATGACCCTTTAACAGAGTGTGAAAAGTGCCACTCAAGATTTAGGGCAGATCACCTTGTAGAAGAATGTCTTGAAAGGAGTGCAGAAGGCATGTGCGCAGAGGAGATGTCTGGATTATTAAACGAAAGTAATATTCCCTGCCCCAAATGCGGCGGACATCTTCTTGATGTCAAGATGTTCAACATGA from Methanofastidiosum sp. includes these protein-coding regions:
- a CDS encoding FAD-dependent oxidoreductase — translated: MKKKLLVIGAGPAGLPVASQVRKETDQFDINVITDRQYYSYSPCGIPFVIAGMIKSFDNLVMRSDKHYKDMDIFVHKNTHAESIDTDKQIVITNKGSFSYDALVIATGVKPFVPPIKGIKLKGIYFMYSLEEAIQLERGLKDASSITIVGAGAIGLEMAYAFRKRNKDVIVIERSSQVMSSILDPDMAIIVEEYLLSNGITIMKDTEVTAFEGEHGKVSTVITDQGKVKTDMVLVSVGVRPNVELATEAGMEKGVTGGLITDSSLRVRKNGKFMKNIYACGNCVEVIGGVTFRPTLSTLGSTAVRQALTVAENILGTNSVYTPIVSPGVSIIGELEIGAVGVNSKRAIEYGIFPRESMAKGLTRARYFPKGEIITVKILVDKNFRLIGSQIISKEGVKGRIDSMSFMISRGVTAHQLALIETSYVPPISSVIDPLTIAARKLIGITRDKFTLPESMDNTT
- a CDS encoding energy-coupling factor transporter transmembrane protein EcfT codes for the protein MLELVYKRKRSVFHDASPFLKMMWLFSILMISIIFEHPIILFIIFLSPLLMALVSKIFYDWARVMKLVVFFVPFVILFNLLVNANGETVLWQLPFRIPIFGILNITLEELAFSLTMCIRIAAILGAFAVLNLTTDPDDLLSAVTKLRLPYKSVVVTSLSTKFVPVLFSDLKNIQEAQRSRGVDFSKGKLYDRIKKYGAIFFPLLSKSLDRSVQIAESMETRGFGRYEMRTFYKDTKISISDVLLIVVSITPLIISLYMISQGIGVFRFYQRLDSLIRSSSEAYYILAILLAQVFLLPLLKIKEMMTYD
- a CDS encoding DUF4430 domain-containing protein; amino-acid sequence: MKGVKIRNFYVLFVFFILLVQLPSLLMANSIGNVPSVFSNGTVFVTGKNANSLDLLTRDTVSKSFKEMGVLSTNSLDFEVPTNKSLVLIGGPAINSKTRELNDVFGIRYEETQERIIITAKDISISKPKIGLGEDIGIIYFGKSNNSNILMLWGASREGTFAAGLILEDSENLQKYGNSQFLLLKWKDNNGDLFVQKDEISITSEAPATSGTTTTTEDKNTITVNITADFSNGYTKEWKNVKVPRDSTIFDAMKASGMKFDYNIQALGVFVTSIEGLAENRSTGRYWQYWIGGNYSQLGISNIKVADGMKIEWRYTDSFQS
- a CDS encoding PadR family transcriptional regulator, giving the protein MRDHKHQGRGFLSFLILWILRNDKMNGSEITDEMEKRKGRRFSPGTIYPVLKKLKDKGLIIDDEEKRYSLTEKGKKELILRIDNFFKSFHDLEEMRNYRNSQE